Proteins encoded in a region of the Pseudomonas sp. PDNC002 genome:
- a CDS encoding ribonucleotide-diphosphate reductase subunit beta encodes MLSWDEFDKEDATEAKAAPAVAQAAAQNADKLDADAAGSVEEARAVSANDSDAVARAKQALDALDIQEGLDDLEGSAARVQVGDKQMINARADLNQLVPFKYDWAWQKYLDGCANHWMPQEVNMNADIALWKSKDGLSEDERRIVMRNLGFFSTADSLVANNLVLAVYRLITNPECRQYILRQAFEEAIHTHAYQYCIESLGMDEGEIFNMYHEIPSVAKKASWGLKYTRSISDPKFETGTPETDRQFLRNLIAYYCVLEGIFFYCGFTQILSMGRRNKMTGTAEQFQYILRDESMHLNFGIDVINQIKIENPHLWDAQMKDEATQMILQGTQLEIEYARDTMPRGVLGMNAAMMEDYLKFIANRRLTQIGLKEEYPGTSNPFPWMSEIMDLKKEKNFFETRVIEYQTGGALSWD; translated from the coding sequence ATGCTGAGCTGGGACGAATTCGACAAAGAAGACGCCACCGAAGCCAAGGCCGCCCCGGCAGTCGCCCAGGCCGCCGCGCAGAACGCTGACAAACTCGACGCCGACGCCGCTGGCTCCGTCGAAGAGGCGCGCGCCGTATCCGCCAACGACTCCGACGCCGTCGCCCGCGCCAAGCAGGCCCTCGACGCCCTGGACATCCAGGAAGGCCTGGACGATCTCGAAGGCTCCGCCGCCCGCGTACAAGTCGGCGACAAGCAGATGATCAACGCCCGCGCCGACCTCAACCAGCTCGTACCCTTCAAGTACGACTGGGCCTGGCAGAAGTATCTGGATGGTTGTGCCAACCACTGGATGCCCCAGGAAGTGAACATGAACGCCGACATTGCCCTGTGGAAGAGCAAGGACGGCCTCAGCGAAGACGAACGCCGCATCGTCATGCGCAACCTAGGCTTCTTCTCCACTGCCGACTCCCTGGTTGCCAACAACCTGGTGCTGGCCGTGTACCGCCTGATCACCAACCCCGAGTGCCGCCAGTACATCCTGCGCCAGGCCTTCGAGGAAGCGATCCACACCCACGCCTACCAGTACTGCATCGAATCCCTCGGCATGGATGAAGGCGAAATCTTCAACATGTACCACGAGATTCCTTCGGTCGCGAAGAAAGCCTCCTGGGGCCTGAAGTACACCCGCTCGATCTCCGATCCGAAGTTCGAAACCGGCACCCCGGAGACCGACCGCCAGTTCCTGCGCAACCTGATCGCCTACTACTGCGTCCTGGAAGGCATCTTCTTCTACTGCGGCTTCACCCAGATCCTCTCCATGGGCCGCCGCAACAAGATGACCGGCACCGCCGAGCAGTTCCAGTACATCCTGCGCGACGAATCCATGCACCTGAACTTCGGCATCGACGTGATCAACCAGATCAAGATCGAAAACCCGCACCTGTGGGATGCCCAGATGAAGGACGAGGCCACCCAGATGATCCTCCAGGGCACCCAGCTGGAGATCGAATACGCTCGCGACACCATGCCGCGCGGCGTACTGGGCATGAACGCGGCGATGATGGAGGACTACCTCAAGTTCATCGCCAACCGCCGCCTGACCCAGATCGGCCTCAAAGAGGAATACCCGGGCACCAGCAACCCGTTCCCGTGGATGAGCGAAATCATGGACCTGAAGAAGGAAAAGAACTTCTTCGAGACCCGCGTGATCGAGTACCAGACCGGCGGCGCGCTGAGCTGGGACTGA
- a CDS encoding ribonucleoside-diphosphate reductase subunit alpha yields MQIDTTRENPQAVAPQAAESAQDLAATAPGQLRVIKRNGTVVPYTDDKITVAITKAFLAVEGGTAAASSRIHETVRRLTEQVTATFKRRMPSGGTIHIEEIQDQVELSLMRAGEQKVARDYVIYREARANERKNAGTASDIAQPHPSIRITKADGSTQPLDMGRLQTIIREACEGLAEVDGSLIERETLKNLYDGVAEKDVNTALVMTARTLVEREPNYSYVTARLLMDTLRAEALGFLGVAESATHHEMADLYAKALAAYVEKGSEFELIDSKLKEFDLAKLGAAINHERDQQFTYLGLQTLYDRYFIHKDGIRFELPQVFFMRVAMGLAIEEKDREARAIEFYNLLSSFDYMSSTPTLFNAGTLRPQLSSCYLTTVPDDLSGIYNAIHDNAMLSKFAGGLGNDWTPVRALGSYIKGTNGKSQGVVPFLKVVNDTAVAVNQGGKRKGAVCAYLETWHMDIEEFIELRKNTGDDRRRTHDMNTANWIPDLFMKRVFDDGQWTLFSPSEVPDLHDLTGKAFEERYEYYEALTQYGKIKLFKTIQAKDLWRKMLSMLFETGHPWLTFKDPCNLRSPQQHVGVVHSSNLCTEITLNTNKDEIAVCNLGSINLVNHIVDGKLDTAKLEKTVKTAVRMLDNVIDINYYSVPQARNSNLKHRPVGLGIMGFQDALYLQHIAYGSDAAIEFADKSMEAVSYFAIQASCDLADERGAYETFDGSLWSKGILPLDSQQILIEARGQKYIDVDLTESLDWAPVRARVQKGIRNSNIMAIAPTATIANITGVSQSIEPTYQNLYVKSNLSGEFTVINPYLVRDLKARGLWDPVMVNDLKYYDGSVQQIERIPQDLKDLYATAFEVETKWIVDAASRRQKWIDQAQSLNLYIAGASGKKLDVTYRMAWFRGLKTTYYLRALAATSTEKSTINTGKLNAVSAGGNEGLQAAPAAEPKPAPVPQACSIDNPDCEACQ; encoded by the coding sequence ATGCAAATCGACACCACTCGCGAGAACCCGCAGGCCGTAGCGCCCCAGGCAGCCGAATCCGCACAGGATCTGGCCGCCACCGCGCCCGGCCAGCTGCGCGTGATCAAGCGCAACGGCACCGTAGTTCCCTACACCGATGACAAGATCACCGTAGCCATCACCAAGGCGTTCCTCGCCGTGGAAGGCGGCACCGCCGCCGCCTCGTCGCGCATCCATGAGACCGTGCGCCGCCTGACCGAACAGGTCACCGCGACCTTCAAGCGCCGCATGCCCTCCGGTGGCACCATCCACATCGAAGAGATCCAGGACCAGGTCGAACTGTCCCTGATGCGCGCCGGCGAGCAGAAAGTCGCCCGCGACTACGTGATCTACCGCGAAGCCCGTGCCAACGAGCGCAAGAACGCCGGCACCGCCAGCGACATCGCCCAGCCGCACCCGAGCATCCGCATCACCAAGGCCGACGGCAGCACCCAGCCGCTGGACATGGGCCGCCTGCAGACCATCATCCGCGAAGCTTGCGAAGGCCTGGCCGAAGTCGATGGCAGCCTGATCGAACGCGAAACCCTGAAGAACCTGTACGACGGCGTCGCCGAGAAAGACGTCAACACCGCCCTGGTGATGACCGCCCGTACCCTGGTCGAGCGCGAGCCGAACTACTCCTACGTCACCGCCCGCCTGCTGATGGACACCCTGCGCGCCGAAGCGCTGGGCTTCCTGGGCGTGGCCGAGAGCGCCACTCACCACGAGATGGCCGACCTCTACGCCAAGGCCCTGGCCGCCTACGTCGAGAAAGGCTCCGAGTTCGAGCTGATCGACAGCAAGCTGAAAGAGTTCGACCTGGCCAAACTGGGCGCCGCGATCAACCACGAGCGCGACCAGCAGTTCACCTACCTCGGCCTGCAGACCCTGTACGACCGCTACTTCATCCACAAGGACGGCATCCGTTTCGAACTGCCGCAGGTCTTCTTCATGCGCGTGGCCATGGGCCTGGCCATCGAAGAGAAGGACCGTGAAGCTCGCGCCATCGAGTTCTACAACCTGCTCTCCTCGTTCGACTACATGTCGTCGACCCCGACCCTGTTCAACGCCGGCACCCTGCGTCCGCAGCTGTCCTCCTGCTACCTGACCACCGTGCCGGACGACCTGTCGGGCATCTACAACGCGATCCACGACAACGCCATGCTGTCGAAATTCGCCGGTGGCCTGGGCAACGACTGGACCCCGGTGCGCGCGCTGGGCTCCTACATCAAGGGCACCAACGGCAAATCCCAGGGCGTCGTCCCGTTCCTGAAAGTGGTGAACGACACCGCCGTCGCCGTGAACCAGGGTGGCAAGCGCAAGGGCGCCGTCTGCGCGTACCTCGAAACCTGGCACATGGACATCGAAGAGTTCATCGAGCTGCGCAAGAACACCGGTGACGACCGCCGCCGTACCCACGACATGAACACCGCGAACTGGATTCCCGACCTGTTCATGAAGCGCGTGTTCGACGACGGCCAGTGGACCCTGTTCTCGCCTTCCGAAGTACCGGACCTGCACGACCTCACCGGCAAGGCCTTCGAAGAGCGCTACGAGTACTACGAAGCCCTGACCCAGTACGGCAAGATCAAGCTGTTCAAGACCATCCAGGCCAAAGACCTGTGGCGCAAGATGCTCTCCATGCTCTTCGAGACCGGCCACCCGTGGCTGACCTTCAAGGATCCGTGCAACCTGCGCAGCCCGCAGCAGCACGTGGGCGTGGTCCATAGCTCGAACCTGTGCACCGAGATCACCCTGAACACCAACAAGGACGAGATCGCGGTCTGCAACCTGGGCTCGATCAACCTGGTCAACCACATCGTCGACGGCAAGCTGGACACCGCCAAGCTCGAGAAGACCGTGAAGACCGCCGTGCGCATGCTCGATAACGTTATCGACATCAACTACTACTCGGTCCCGCAGGCTCGCAACTCGAACCTCAAGCACCGTCCGGTTGGCCTGGGCATCATGGGCTTCCAGGACGCGCTGTACCTGCAACACATCGCCTACGGCTCCGACGCGGCCATCGAGTTCGCCGACAAGTCCATGGAGGCGGTGAGCTACTTCGCCATCCAGGCTTCCTGTGACCTGGCCGACGAGCGTGGCGCCTACGAGACCTTCGACGGCTCCCTGTGGTCCAAGGGCATCCTGCCGCTGGACTCCCAGCAGATCCTCATCGAAGCCCGTGGCCAGAAGTACATCGACGTCGACCTGACCGAATCCCTCGACTGGGCTCCGGTACGTGCTCGCGTACAGAAAGGCATCCGTAACTCGAACATCATGGCCATCGCGCCGACCGCGACCATCGCCAACATCACCGGCGTATCGCAGTCCATCGAGCCGACCTACCAGAACCTGTACGTGAAATCGAACCTCTCCGGCGAGTTCACCGTGATCAACCCCTACCTGGTTCGCGACCTCAAGGCGCGCGGCCTGTGGGACCCGGTCATGGTCAACGACCTGAAGTACTACGACGGCTCCGTGCAGCAGATCGAGCGCATCCCGCAAGACCTGAAAGACCTGTACGCCACCGCCTTCGAAGTCGAGACCAAGTGGATCGTCGACGCCGCCAGCCGCCGCCAGAAGTGGATCGATCAGGCCCAGTCCCTGAACCTCTACATCGCCGGCGCCTCGGGCAAGAAGCTGGACGTGACCTACCGCATGGCGTGGTTCCGTGGCCTGAAAACCACCTACTACCTCCGCGCCCTGGCCGCCACCAGCACCGAGAAGTCCACCATCAACACCGGCAAGCTGAACGCCGTGTCGGCAGGTGGCAACGAAGGCCTGCAAGCCGCACCGGCTGCAGAGCCGAAGCCGGCGCCGGTACCGCAGGCTTGCAGCATCGACAACCCGGACTGCGAAGCCTGCCAGTAA
- a CDS encoding response regulator, whose amino-acid sequence MEQEARILIVEDDQRLAELTQDYLESNGLAVSIESHGARAVDRVLAERPDLVVLDLMLPGEDGLSICKRLRPDYDGPILMLTARTDDMDQVQGLEMGADDYVCKPVRPRVLLARIRALLRRSEPAESVQAVGGKRLTFGKLVIDNAMREAWLDEQTIELTSAEFDLLWLLAANAGRILSREEIFNSLRGIEYDGQDRSIDVRISRIRPKIGDDPMHPRLIKTVRSKGYLFVGEL is encoded by the coding sequence GTGGAACAAGAAGCGCGCATTCTCATCGTCGAGGACGACCAGCGATTGGCCGAGCTGACCCAGGATTACCTGGAGAGCAACGGCCTGGCGGTGTCCATCGAATCCCATGGCGCGAGGGCGGTGGACCGCGTGCTGGCCGAGCGGCCGGACCTGGTGGTGCTGGACCTGATGCTGCCGGGGGAGGATGGGCTGTCCATCTGCAAGCGCCTGCGTCCGGATTACGACGGTCCGATCCTGATGCTCACCGCGCGCACCGACGACATGGATCAGGTGCAGGGCCTGGAGATGGGCGCTGACGATTACGTGTGCAAGCCGGTGCGCCCGCGTGTGCTGCTGGCGCGCATCCGCGCCCTGCTGCGCCGCAGCGAGCCGGCCGAGTCGGTGCAGGCGGTCGGCGGCAAGCGCCTGACCTTTGGCAAGCTGGTGATCGACAACGCCATGCGCGAGGCCTGGCTGGACGAGCAGACCATCGAGCTGACCAGCGCCGAGTTCGATTTGCTCTGGCTGCTGGCTGCCAACGCCGGGCGCATTCTTTCCCGCGAGGAAATCTTCAACTCCCTGCGCGGCATCGAGTACGACGGCCAGGACCGCTCCATCGACGTGCGTATCTCGCGCATCCGCCCGAAGATCGGCGACGACCCGATGCACCCGCGCCTGATCAAGACGGTGCGCAGCAAGGGCTACCTGTTCGTCGGGGAGCTCTGA
- a CDS encoding GNAT family N-acetyltransferase, producing MSAVPPFPELHGERFRLRAFTDADQPTVFRALSHPEVIRYYGVSYATLEATREQMEWFERLHKEGSGIWWAICRPEAPEEVIGGCGFNKWLPAHRRLSLGYWLLPEHWGQGVMSECLPVICRHAFREMNVHRIEAEVEPENLASGRLLLRQGFVLEGRRRECEVKGGAFLSLDYYGLLNVGEAG from the coding sequence GTGAGCGCCGTGCCACCGTTCCCCGAGCTGCACGGCGAGCGCTTCCGCCTGCGCGCCTTCACCGATGCCGACCAGCCGACGGTGTTCCGCGCGCTGTCGCATCCCGAGGTAATCCGCTACTACGGCGTTTCCTACGCGACGCTGGAAGCCACCCGCGAGCAGATGGAGTGGTTCGAACGCCTCCATAAGGAAGGCAGTGGTATCTGGTGGGCGATCTGCCGGCCGGAAGCGCCGGAGGAAGTCATCGGCGGATGCGGCTTCAATAAATGGCTGCCAGCCCATCGACGCCTGTCGTTGGGCTACTGGCTGTTGCCCGAGCACTGGGGGCAGGGCGTGATGAGCGAATGCCTACCGGTGATCTGCCGCCATGCTTTCCGAGAAATGAACGTGCATCGCATCGAGGCCGAGGTGGAGCCGGAGAACCTCGCCAGTGGCCGCTTGCTGCTGCGCCAGGGATTCGTGCTGGAAGGCCGACGCCGCGAGTGCGAGGTGAAGGGCGGTGCGTTCCTCAGCCTGGACTATTACGGGTTGCTCAATGTTGGGGAGGCCGGGTGA